The bacterium nucleotide sequence AAACGATGGCCGGCACGCCGTCGATGGCGGCCTCCTCGAGCAGCGCGATGCCCAGGCCCGTCTTGCCCGAGCCGGTCATCCCGACGCAGACGGCGTGCGTGCAGAAGTCGCTCGCGTCGACGAGCAACGGCGCCTCGGCGCGCGCGCCCGTGGCGGGGTCGATCTCGCGACCGAGGTAGAAGGCGCCCAGTTTCTCGGGGACTTGCACGGCGGCCTCCCTTGCGTGTTAGCCTCGCGGCACCGGTCCGGCAAAGGTAGCCCAAGATGCTCCACGTGAGAATGAGAAGCTCGCGCCGCGCCTGCCGCTGGCCATGGGGGATGCCCTCAGCGCCCGCGGCGAGTACGAGTGGAATCCGGAGGGCGGGGTCCTGCACTGGACGCACCGAGATCCCGAGGGCCGGCGTCCCGGCGGCTGGATCGAGCGTGCGGGGCGGAGGGTAGACTGAGACTCGCCGCCGGATTGCCTTTCACCCAGTCATCCGCTATCCTGAGCGGACCGAACGGCGCGCGCAAGCGGCGCTCGCAGAGCCGTTTATCTCCGATCGCGAGGTTCCGCATGGCCCACTCGCCCGCCAAGGAGGAGCGCATCCAGCGCCTGCGCGCCCTCGTCCGGGCGGGCGGCGCGGCCTGCGCGCCGATGGCCGGCGTCACCGACCGCCCCTTCCGGCGCATCTGCCGGCGGATGGGCTCGCTCTACGTCACCACCGAGTTCATCTCGAGCGTGGGGCTCGTGCGCGGCCGCGACAAGGTGCGCGCGATGGCCGCCTTCGACGAGGCGGAGCGGCCGCTCGGCATCCAGCTCTTCGGCGCCGACCCGGCGGCGATGGCGGCGGGGGCCCGCGCGGCGGCGGCGCTGGGGCCCGACTTCATCGACATCAACTTCGGCTGCCCCGTGAGGAAGGTGACGCGCACGAACGGCGGCTCCTCCTGCATGCGCGACCTCGGCCTCATGGAGCGCATCATCCGCGCCGTGGACGCCGCCGTCGATCTGCCCGTCACCGTCAAGATGCGCGCGGGCTGGGACGCCGAGAGCCTGAACGCGCCCGAGGCGGCGCAGATGGCCGAGGCCGCGGGCGTC carries:
- the dusB gene encoding tRNA dihydrouridine synthase DusB — its product is MAHSPAKEERIQRLRALVRAGGAACAPMAGVTDRPFRRICRRMGSLYVTTEFISSVGLVRGRDKVRAMAAFDEAERPLGIQLFGADPAAMAAGARAAAALGPDFIDINFGCPVRKVTRTNGGSSCMRDLGLMERIIRAVDAAVDLPVTVKMRAGWDAESLNAPEAAQMAEAAGVAWVAVHGRTRAQLYTGKADLGVIRRAREAVAIPVLGNGDVVDGPSWQRMVDATGVDTVVIGRGAIGNPWIFGEIEAWRTGRPWRGPTLDDRIDLLIAHMEDKVAEQGAWKGIVAFRKQMSLYLRGLPGAAELRRTLFALEEPAAVRALLEDYRGRAAA
- a CDS encoding DUF3465 domain-containing protein, whose translation is MGDALSARGEYEWNPEGGVLHWTHRDPEGRRPGGWIERAGRRVD